In Candidatus Poribacteria bacterium, the following are encoded in one genomic region:
- a CDS encoding DUF1549 domain-containing protein, protein MRRILRTTARGQPTAHLMRRVAVFAVTFLLAMPFTVQANTTDSANPVPTTASSETDETDESEPAVKFLKDVAPILDKHGCSAGMCHGKFGGQGGLNLSLLTLNPESDYEPIVHHSRGRRINLLEPDQSLFFLKPTGQIAHEGGLRFDPSSDEALTILRWIEAGAPFSHDEPRLRKLEVQPGSFVLPDVGETAQLKVLAHFSDGSIADVTEKTVYESKDAPVAEVSPTGEVTSIRWGGTAVIARFLGVVTASFVTIPRAESVVSGSQSGEFISNNFIDAFVFAKLKKLNVRPSALTSDDTFMRRVYLDTIGRLPTPDEVKAFLADTHPDKREHLIDMLLDMEEWVDLRTLKLADMLRIHPRRLGNGAFGERGATLFHEWVRDAVARNRPYDQIVRELITARGSTYQHGPTNYYRIEQQPAGRAETTAQVFLGIRLSCARCHKHPFDQWTTDDYWNFAAFTGKVGVRGGELYNEQVIYYDPTGRVINQSVQGNRGEVAAPTFLGGESLAPNYQGDVLQVLADWMTSSTNPYFAKATVNRIWSQYFGRGIVDPVDDMRATTPASVEGLLEALTADFVQSGFDTKHIIRRILNSRTYQLSAAPNATNQLDDRFFSRFYPRPMVAQVLLDALNDVTGTREKYGRYPIGTRSVELPLPVSSRFLSLYGRSSREFLGDLDPKLEPTLAQALHMINSNYVHKKLKSSGGSLSHLLQTEPDDQELITQLYLRTLSRFPTDMELETAETYITESPERRSGSEDLLWALISSRAFLFIQ, encoded by the coding sequence ATGAGACGTATATTGAGAACTACAGCACGTGGGCAACCCACCGCGCACTTAATGCGTCGGGTTGCTGTATTCGCTGTTACGTTTTTGTTGGCAATGCCGTTCACAGTACAGGCGAACACAACCGACAGTGCAAATCCCGTGCCCACCACTGCCTCTTCTGAAACCGATGAAACTGACGAATCGGAACCTGCCGTTAAGTTTTTAAAGGATGTCGCACCTATCCTTGATAAGCACGGGTGTTCAGCCGGCATGTGTCACGGAAAATTTGGTGGACAAGGTGGATTAAATCTCTCTTTGTTGACTTTAAATCCGGAATCAGATTATGAACCGATCGTTCATCACAGTCGCGGCAGACGTATCAACCTGCTTGAACCAGATCAGAGTCTTTTTTTTCTCAAACCTACCGGACAGATAGCACACGAGGGTGGCTTACGATTTGATCCGAGTTCGGACGAAGCGTTAACGATTCTCCGTTGGATCGAAGCAGGGGCTCCTTTTTCTCACGACGAACCACGCCTCAGGAAACTTGAGGTCCAACCGGGTTCTTTTGTTCTCCCTGATGTCGGAGAGACAGCACAACTGAAAGTCCTCGCTCACTTCTCTGATGGATCCATTGCGGATGTGACCGAAAAAACCGTCTATGAATCCAAGGACGCACCTGTTGCTGAAGTATCTCCTACTGGCGAAGTGACGAGTATTCGTTGGGGAGGAACCGCCGTTATCGCGCGATTCTTAGGGGTTGTTACTGCATCTTTTGTAACAATTCCGCGCGCAGAATCCGTGGTTTCCGGGTCACAGAGTGGGGAATTTATATCCAACAACTTTATTGATGCGTTTGTCTTTGCCAAACTCAAGAAATTGAACGTCCGTCCCTCTGCGTTGACATCTGATGATACCTTCATGCGTCGAGTCTATTTGGACACTATCGGCCGGCTTCCAACGCCCGATGAGGTGAAAGCGTTCCTTGCGGATACGCACCCTGACAAACGCGAGCACCTCATTGATATGCTTCTCGACATGGAGGAATGGGTAGACCTACGAACGTTGAAATTAGCCGATATGTTGCGCATCCACCCCCGTAGGTTAGGGAACGGTGCATTCGGTGAGCGGGGTGCGACTCTTTTTCATGAATGGGTGCGTGATGCTGTTGCGAGAAACAGACCATACGACCAAATCGTCCGAGAACTCATCACCGCACGGGGAAGTACGTACCAGCACGGTCCTACAAACTACTACCGTATTGAGCAGCAACCAGCGGGTAGAGCAGAAACGACGGCACAAGTGTTTCTCGGCATTCGTTTGAGTTGTGCAAGATGTCATAAACATCCATTTGACCAGTGGACGACTGACGATTATTGGAATTTTGCCGCCTTTACTGGAAAGGTAGGTGTCCGTGGTGGCGAACTCTACAACGAGCAGGTTATCTACTATGATCCGACAGGGCGCGTTATCAATCAATCTGTGCAAGGCAACCGCGGCGAAGTGGCAGCACCGACCTTCCTTGGTGGTGAGTCGCTCGCGCCGAATTATCAAGGTGATGTGTTGCAAGTACTGGCAGATTGGATGACCTCCTCGACAAACCCATATTTCGCGAAGGCGACTGTGAATCGCATCTGGAGCCAATATTTCGGAAGAGGGATCGTCGATCCAGTTGACGATATGCGTGCGACGACTCCGGCGAGCGTCGAAGGGCTTTTAGAGGCACTAACAGCCGATTTTGTGCAAAGCGGGTTCGACACAAAACACATCATTCGGCGGATTCTCAACTCGCGCACATACCAACTCTCCGCAGCGCCGAATGCGACGAACCAATTGGATGATCGATTTTTCTCGCGCTTTTATCCCCGACCGATGGTGGCGCAAGTATTGTTAGACGCCCTAAACGATGTCACAGGTACCCGCGAAAAGTATGGACGTTATCCGATTGGGACGCGCTCCGTGGAGTTGCCGCTGCCAGTGAGTTCGCGTTTCTTATCGCTCTACGGACGCTCTTCCCGTGAATTCCTCGGCGATCTGGATCCGAAGCTGGAACCGACACTCGCCCAGGCACTCCACATGATTAACTCCAACTATGTGCATAAAAAATTGAAGAGTTCGGGTGGATCGCTCAGCCATCTGCTCCAGACTGAACCTGACGATCAAGAACTTATTACACAGTTGTATCTCCGTACGTTAAGTCGGTTCCCAACGGATATGGAACTTGAAACGGCTGAGACATACATCACAGAAAGCCCGGAGCGTCGTTCAGGGTCTGAAGATCTCCTATGGGCACTCATCTCATCAAGAGCGTTTCTCTTTATCCAATAG
- a CDS encoding LamG domain-containing protein → MIHFGRYFALSFSVLFLLGSIVAPALGQGEKKEDLIGHWTFEKGVELEDLTGHFSDIDLLGADVKDGKLRIGSNEWAMTTGYKGPDIGPDKTLVTWLYLDDLNVTRGATLAVNKSSGDTFDAIVYAERQPKRWMAGSSFFRRTQDAIPGFEEKETGKLIQLAISYEDEGGNAKITIYRNGDRIGGYTMGPIVSWEAGDVEALFGPRALIGGTAYGWVVARVEDARIYNAALSKKEINSLVENTLDVEVRGKLTTTWGRLKVVK, encoded by the coding sequence ATGATACACTTTGGGCGTTATTTCGCATTGAGCTTTTCCGTGCTGTTTCTGCTCGGAAGTATAGTGGCACCAGCGTTAGGGCAGGGAGAAAAAAAGGAAGATCTGATTGGGCATTGGACATTTGAGAAAGGTGTCGAATTGGAGGACCTAACCGGACACTTTAGCGATATCGATCTCTTAGGTGCCGATGTGAAGGACGGAAAATTGCGGATCGGCAGTAATGAATGGGCGATGACCACAGGCTATAAAGGACCTGACATCGGTCCCGATAAAACATTGGTAACGTGGCTCTACTTAGACGATTTGAACGTCACACGAGGTGCGACGCTGGCGGTCAATAAAAGCAGTGGGGATACTTTCGACGCGATCGTCTATGCAGAACGTCAACCGAAACGTTGGATGGCTGGTAGCAGTTTCTTTAGACGCACACAGGATGCGATTCCTGGATTTGAGGAAAAAGAGACAGGCAAGTTAATCCAATTGGCGATTTCGTATGAAGACGAGGGTGGAAACGCCAAAATTACGATATATAGGAACGGTGATCGTATCGGTGGTTATACGATGGGACCGATCGTATCTTGGGAAGCCGGCGATGTGGAAGCACTTTTTGGACCGCGCGCCCTCATCGGTGGCACTGCCTATGGTTGGGTCGTCGCTCGCGTGGAAGACGCACGAATCTACAATGCCGCTCTTAGCAAAAAAGAGATTAACAGTTTGGTCGAGAACACTCTCGATGTCGAAGTGCGCGGTAAACTCACGACGACATGGGGACGGTTGAAAGTTGTCAAATAG
- a CDS encoding tetratricopeptide repeat protein — translation MLTEAELYDAALTHFAENDLEAAVNAFKELIETYPDYIEGFLGLGHAYERMSLYDEAIEAIQKAIEINPKDPLVYTSLSMCYQRKGMIQEAEDAMAKSQQLQIEASRSST, via the coding sequence ATGCTGACCGAAGCGGAACTCTACGATGCCGCGCTCACCCATTTTGCTGAAAACGATCTCGAAGCGGCTGTTAATGCTTTTAAAGAATTGATTGAAACTTACCCAGACTATATCGAAGGATTCTTGGGACTGGGGCACGCATACGAACGGATGAGTCTCTACGATGAAGCCATTGAGGCGATCCAGAAGGCGATAGAAATCAACCCGAAGGATCCGCTTGTGTATACCAGTCTATCTATGTGTTACCAACGAAAGGGGATGATTCAAGAAGCAGAAGATGCGATGGCAAAGTCGCAACAGTTGCAGATAGAGGCGTCCCGTTCATCTACCTAA
- a CDS encoding M14 family metallocarboxypeptidase yields the protein MRNYAEVTERLNHLDLPIERLGTAHTYPIYQIHLASSVRTPKHILITGGMHGDEPAGVEAVLQFLARDNTALLKNFSFLVLPCMNPYGYVHHTRETLGGIDLNRAFETEDVAEVAIVKKALGQTQFSLAIDFHEDYDATGFYLYEGKRDEQYIGPKLATAAKAIGPIDPDDPGEDAPDLAEGVYKVATAWGTQGLTPYLLHFHSEHVIISETPTVWHLEQRVALHLTILDTALNIISERDV from the coding sequence TTGCGCAATTACGCTGAAGTTACGGAACGCTTAAACCATTTAGACCTGCCAATAGAACGACTCGGTACTGCCCATACTTACCCGATATATCAGATCCACTTAGCGTCTTCGGTAAGGACACCCAAACACATTCTTATCACTGGCGGTATGCACGGCGACGAACCCGCGGGTGTTGAGGCAGTTTTACAGTTCCTTGCGCGTGATAACACCGCACTCCTGAAAAACTTCTCGTTTTTAGTCCTCCCGTGCATGAATCCTTACGGCTATGTTCACCATACGCGCGAGACGCTTGGGGGTATAGACCTCAATCGCGCCTTTGAAACAGAAGATGTCGCCGAAGTCGCTATCGTCAAAAAAGCCTTAGGTCAAACGCAGTTCTCACTCGCGATAGACTTCCACGAAGACTACGATGCGACAGGGTTTTACCTCTACGAGGGCAAACGGGATGAGCAATATATAGGTCCTAAACTCGCCACCGCCGCCAAAGCGATTGGCCCAATAGATCCCGATGATCCGGGTGAAGATGCTCCCGACCTTGCTGAAGGGGTCTACAAAGTCGCTACCGCGTGGGGAACGCAAGGGTTAACACCTTACCTATTGCATTTTCACAGTGAACATGTTATCATCTCTGAAACGCCAACAGTTTGGCACCTTGAACAACGTGTCGCGCTTCATTTAACCATATTGGATACCGCACTCAACATTATCTCAGAAAGGGACGTATAG
- a CDS encoding mandelate racemase/muconate lactonizing enzyme family protein, with amino-acid sequence MEDQQVLSNVRTASQPSALKITDMRIVRTQTGGPILKLDTNQGIHGLGEVRDGASPTYALMLKSRIIGENPCNVDKIFRQIQQFGHHARQGGGVCGIEMALMDLAGKAYGVPCYQLAGGKFRDKIRCYSDTPSFKDPEEMGKVLQERMDRGFTFLKMDIGVGLLRGTPGTISAPAGNLDTSNLMHPFTGIRLTEKGIGILCEYVETVRDIIGYEIPLAVDHFGHIGIEDCIRIAQALEKYNLAWLEDMVPWQYTDQYVRLSNSCATPICTGEDIYCKEDFMPLFESRGIAIAHPDIATSGGILETKKIGDLAEDYGIAMAMHMAGTPIAAMASVHCAAATSNFMVLENHSVDNPWWDEMVTGLPNPIIQDGYINVPETPGLGIDLNEEVIREHLHAEETDYFAPTTEWDSERSHDRLWS; translated from the coding sequence ATGGAAGATCAACAAGTACTCTCAAATGTCAGGACCGCTTCTCAGCCTTCGGCACTCAAAATTACCGACATGCGTATCGTTCGGACCCAAACGGGCGGTCCCATCTTGAAACTGGACACGAATCAAGGCATTCACGGTCTCGGCGAGGTCCGAGATGGCGCGAGTCCGACGTATGCCCTGATGCTCAAAAGCCGTATCATCGGCGAAAATCCGTGTAACGTCGATAAAATCTTTCGACAGATTCAGCAGTTCGGTCACCATGCGCGGCAAGGCGGCGGTGTCTGTGGGATTGAGATGGCATTGATGGACCTCGCTGGCAAGGCGTACGGGGTGCCGTGTTATCAACTCGCTGGCGGTAAATTCCGGGACAAAATCCGATGCTATAGCGATACCCCCTCCTTCAAAGATCCCGAAGAGATGGGGAAAGTCCTCCAAGAACGTATGGACAGGGGGTTCACCTTTCTGAAGATGGACATCGGCGTTGGACTGCTTCGCGGAACGCCCGGTACAATTTCTGCCCCTGCTGGAAATTTAGATACCTCTAACCTGATGCACCCCTTTACCGGTATCCGTTTGACTGAAAAGGGCATCGGTATATTGTGCGAATATGTGGAAACGGTTCGAGACATTATCGGCTATGAGATCCCACTCGCGGTGGACCATTTCGGGCATATCGGCATTGAGGATTGTATCCGCATCGCGCAGGCATTGGAGAAATACAACCTCGCGTGGCTTGAGGATATGGTGCCGTGGCAGTATACCGACCAATATGTGCGTCTCTCGAATTCGTGTGCAACCCCCATCTGCACGGGTGAGGACATTTACTGCAAAGAGGACTTCATGCCGCTGTTTGAGAGTCGAGGGATTGCGATAGCCCACCCAGACATTGCGACATCGGGTGGAATTTTAGAGACAAAGAAAATCGGTGATTTGGCAGAGGATTACGGCATTGCAATGGCTATGCACATGGCAGGAACGCCTATCGCAGCGATGGCAAGCGTCCACTGCGCCGCAGCGACATCGAACTTCATGGTGTTGGAGAACCATTCCGTTGACAATCCGTGGTGGGATGAGATGGTAACCGGCTTGCCGAACCCGATTATCCAGGACGGTTATATCAATGTTCCAGAAACCCCGGGATTAGGTATCGACCTCAACGAAGAAGTGATCCGAGAGCATCTACACGCAGAGGAAACGGACTACTTCGCACCGACGACAGAATGGGATTCCGAACGTTCACACGATAGGTTGTGGAGTTAG
- a CDS encoding HAD family hydrolase, which translates to MQNVFLNNTTIEIHREIQTGNIRHVVFDFDGTISLIRDGWQNVMVPLMIECLQTETDTTETQEQLEAIVVEFVDRLTGKQTIYQMIQLGEEIEKRGGTSKDPLAYKDEYNRRLLPVVEERIAGLAAGTLSADPLRVPMSLEFLQSLREMGISCYLASGTDVEFVKNEASLLGVAEYFDGGIFGALREYQKFSKAMVIQKIIADFNLSGNELLIVGDGYVEIENAKEVGAIAVGVASVEGNIYNMNADKRERLIRAGADIIIPDFREGAQLLGYLFNS; encoded by the coding sequence ATGCAAAACGTTTTTCTCAACAATACTACAATTGAGATCCACCGTGAAATTCAAACGGGGAACATTCGTCACGTCGTTTTCGATTTTGACGGAACTATCTCCCTCATCCGAGACGGTTGGCAGAATGTGATGGTCCCGCTGATGATTGAATGCCTCCAAACCGAAACGGATACCACCGAGACGCAAGAACAACTCGAAGCAATCGTCGTTGAATTTGTGGATCGGTTGACCGGTAAACAGACGATCTATCAGATGATCCAGTTAGGGGAAGAAATCGAGAAACGTGGCGGGACATCGAAGGATCCACTCGCCTATAAAGACGAATATAACCGCAGATTGTTGCCCGTCGTTGAGGAACGGATTGCGGGACTCGCCGCAGGAACGCTGTCAGCCGATCCGCTTCGCGTGCCGATGTCGCTCGAATTTCTCCAAAGCCTGCGCGAGATGGGGATCAGTTGCTATCTCGCCAGCGGCACGGATGTCGAATTCGTTAAAAACGAAGCATCGCTTCTCGGTGTTGCGGAATACTTTGACGGTGGGATTTTCGGGGCATTACGGGAATATCAGAAGTTTTCCAAAGCCATGGTCATCCAGAAGATCATCGCGGATTTCAACCTTAGCGGAAACGAATTGCTGATCGTTGGGGATGGCTATGTAGAAATCGAAAATGCCAAAGAAGTCGGAGCCATCGCTGTCGGTGTTGCGTCTGTAGAGGGCAATATATACAATATGAATGCCGATAAACGGGAACGTCTTATCCGCGCGGGAGCAGACATCATTATCCCCGATTTCCGTGAAGGCGCGCAACTGTTAGGCTACCTATTTAATTCATAA